From the Sphingomonas aliaeris genome, one window contains:
- a CDS encoding response regulator: MCHVLIIEDEWLIAEYIECLARDAGATSATTVDCEDDAIAAAIDRRPEIILSDVNLRVGTGPRAVENILEALGAIPVIFITANPGDCVPCAPPGVILNKPIQPQMLIDAFKRYAVAG; the protein is encoded by the coding sequence ATGTGCCATGTGCTGATCATCGAAGACGAATGGCTGATTGCCGAATATATCGAATGTCTAGCTCGCGACGCTGGCGCGACGTCTGCAACTACGGTCGATTGTGAAGACGACGCGATAGCGGCGGCGATCGACCGCAGGCCGGAGATAATACTGTCTGACGTCAATCTGCGGGTTGGAACCGGACCTCGCGCTGTCGAAAATATTCTGGAAGCCTTGGGCGCCATTCCGGTGATCTTCATCACCGCAAACCCGGGAGATTGCGTGCCGTGCGCGCCACCGGGGGTCATCCTCAATAAACCGATTCAACCGCAAATGCTGATAGATGCGTTCAAGCGCTACGCGGTTGCTGGATAA